The proteins below are encoded in one region of Cyclopterus lumpus isolate fCycLum1 chromosome 8, fCycLum1.pri, whole genome shotgun sequence:
- the fscn2a gene encoding fascin-2a produces the protein MPTNGINRALKLQFGLINYESRYLTAEAFGFKVNAWGVSMKKKQIWTLEQDEQDGQVVFLRSHLGRYLASDKDGKMTCGAEKPDPDCRFLIVPQSDGRWALQSEPYLRYFGGSADYLSCFAQAIGEQELWAVHLALHPQASLLSVARKRYAHLSASDGEISVDSNIPWGVDSLVTLVYLDGKYSLKTCDSRFLSYDGKLVKENTNTTSFTLELKSGKLAFKDCDGKYLTPVGPTGTLRSGRCSKPGKDELFDLEESHPQVVFQAANKRFVSVKQGVSISANQDVETDMETFQMEIDKESKRSMFRTNGGSYWTLVTHGEIQSTATEVKVNTMFDIEWRGQRVALKASNGKYVCTKKNGQLSAVSDTVGDDELFLMKLINRPMLILCGENGFVCHHKNSNTLNANRSVYDIFSLIFNNGAYNIKSVNGKFWYVSSSGLVCSDGEKPEDFFLEFLEHGRVAIKGSDGKYLRGDQGGTLMGDGTTVDVSSLWEF, from the exons ATGCCCACCAACGGAATAAATAGGGCCCTGAAACTGCAGTTCGGTCTCATCAACTACGAAAGCCGCTACCTGACGGCCGAGGCCTTCGGTTTCAAGGTGAATGCCTGGGGCGTCAGCATGAAGAAGAAGCAGATCTGGACCCTTGAGCAGGACGAGCAAGATGGCCAAGTAGTGTTCCTCCGCAGCCACCTGGGACGCTATCTAGCCTCCGACAAAGATGGAAAGATGACATGTGGGGCGGAGAAGCCGGACCCCGACTGCCGTTTCCTCATTGTGCCTCAATCTGATGGTCGCTGGGCACTGCAATCAGAGCCTTACCTGCGCTACTTTGGAGGCTCGGCTGACTACCTGTCCTGCTTTGCCCAAGCCATTGGGGAACAAGAGCTCTGGGCCGTCCATTTGGCTTTACACCCGCAGGCCAGTCTGCTCAGTGTGGCCCGTAAGCGCTATGCCCATCTGTCTGCTTCAGATGGAGAGATCTCAGTGGATAGCAACATTCCCTGGGGAGTGGACTCTCTGGTCACCTTGGTATACCTCGATGGCAAGTACAGCCTGAAGACCTGCGACAGCCGTTTCCTCAGCTATGACGGCAAACTGGTGAAGGAGAACACCAATACTACTAGCTTCACACTGGAGCTGAAATCTGGCAAGCTGGCCTTTAAGGACTGTGATGGGAAATATCTGACCCCAGTGGGCCCCACTGGGACACTGCGATCTGGAAGATGCTCCAAGCCTGGAAAAGATGAGCTGTTTGATCTCGAGGAGAGTCATCCACAAGTAGTTTTTCAAGCCGCCAATAAAAGATTTGTCTCGGTCAAGCAAG GAGTGAGTATTTCAGCCAATCAGGACGTGGAGACAGACATGGAGACCTTCCAGATGGAGATTGATAAGGAGAGCAAAAGGTCCATGTTCAGGACCAATGGTGGATCCTACTGGACTCTGGTGACTCACGGAGAGATCCAATCCACTGCCACAGAAGT CAAGGTCAACACAATGTTTGACATCGAGTGGCGAGGACAGAGGGTGGCCCTCAAAGCAAGTAATGGAAAGTATGTTTGTACAAAGAAGAACGGGCAGCTCTCAGCAGTCAGCGATACAGTGG GTGATGATGAATTGTTCCTGATGAAACTCATCAACCGTCCTATGCTGATCCTTTGTGGAGAGAATGGCTTTGTGTGTCACCACAAGAACTCCAACACCCTGAATGCAAATCGATCCGTCTACGACATTTTCTCACTGATCTTCAATAATGGCGCCTACAATATTAAAA GTGTGAATGGAAAGTTCTGGTATGTCTCAAGCAGTGGCCTCGTGTGCTCAGATGGAGAAAAGCCAGAGGACTTTTTCCTTGAGTTCCTGGAGCATGGACGCGTCGCCATCAAAGGTTCTGATGGCAAGTACCTTCGTGGAGACCAGGGAGGCACTCTTATGGGTGACGGTACAACTGTTGATGTATCTTCTCTGTGGGAGTTTTGA